CTCCAGTGAAAAGAATGGGATCGTGACCTGCATTGACACCCTTCAGTCCAGCCGGTCAGTGCAATTACACATCTGCTTCTGGTAAAGCAGGATCCACAAAGACCGTCTTCTGCTGGGTGTAATGAACCTGTCCCTTCCCTGCTCCTCTGGGACGCCAAACATGCTTGATGCGGGTGTAATCCACTGGCACATTCCCTGAAGCACGCGCCTTGGAGTAATGGGCTGCCAGAGCAGCCACCTTCAGAACCACCTCGAACGGCAATTCTTTCCCTGCAGAACGCACCAGCACATGAGATCCAGGATATCCCTGGGCATGAAACCAGTGATCCATGCTTTTTCCAATGCGGTGGGTCAGGAGTTCATTCTCAGTGGAGTTGCGCCCCACCAGCACCTCGTACCCTCCGATTCGGTAACGGGCACCCACCTGTACAGCATTCTTTGTCTGCTCCTGGCCCACAATGCCCTGTTCCAGTTGTTTGAGTTCTGGCAACTCTGCCTGCTGCACCACCTCGAGGGTTGCCTGCAACTGCTCCTGCTCCTGCAGCAACTGGGGCTCACGTTCCAGCAGTTTCAGGTACACCTCTTCTCGCTTGCGGGCCCGGGCATACAGCCGATCTGCATTCTGCCAGACCTTTGCATCTGGCTTGAGTGGAACAGTCACCTGTTCGCCTGAGTAAAAGTCAGGCAACTCCACCTGACTGGCTCCTTCTGGAACCTGTTGCTGATAGGCCATCAGCAAATCTGCCCAGGAACGTTCCTGCTGGGCCGTTTCTGTCCCTGCCTCAGCATGCTGCACATCCTGCAACTGCATGGCCAGCACCCTGAGGCGCTTTTGCAGCACGTCCCTGAGGG
This window of the Deinococcus roseus genome carries:
- a CDS encoding Rqc2 family fibronectin-binding protein; its protein translation is MEGLFISHLLRGIQTRTPLNTRGWVFPSETSAALYLEGLGFLVLDYVPPTPALYVSAEKLQGDPHNPFQRFLAAKVQGDLLKAEQLKLDRVVVLHFAGARGFIDAPPTRLLFEVTGRNANLMVLEAGAGFVGRILMAAREITGSRNRYRVVRSGGEYTPPPPYEKLDPRTLQLEDLQVLQDRPLVKARDVLDGMGPTLLAELSRRSGVGLSDVVGDHLPEVFAAVKSLVVDPSVASGSLSEQAREASQAEQADALRKTLRDVLQKRLRVLAMQLQDVQHAEAGTETAQQERSWADLLMAYQQQVPEGASQVELPDFYSGEQVTVPLKPDAKVWQNADRLYARARKREEVYLKLLEREPQLLQEQEQLQATLEVVQQAELPELKQLEQGIVGQEQTKNAVQVGARYRIGGYEVLVGRNSTENELLTHRIGKSMDHWFHAQGYPGSHVLVRSAGKELPFEVVLKVAALAAHYSKARASGNVPVDYTRIKHVWRPRGAGKGQVHYTQQKTVFVDPALPEADV